Proteins from a genomic interval of Nostoc sp. TCL240-02:
- a CDS encoding TolC family protein produces MNFSLLFVHSTWVGVAFAILFPALASAVTPPKPQNNSSTVQVPDYLNPNPNPLQFPTKPQEVRIQGTVPITLAQALELARRNNRDLQVAILQLERSRSALRESQAALFPTLGINSNLTNSGNGFTNNSSQSSTSFNGSAQLNYNLYTSGNRQGAIQAAEEQLRVDELNVESQSLIIRLNATTQYYDLQQADEQVRINRAAVENAQASLRDTQAREQAGVGTRFDVLQAQVNLANAQQQLTNAISQQQIARRQLTTTLSLSQSVDISTADPVQLAGLWPQTVEQSIVQAFQNRPELQQQLAQRNISEQQRRQALSQLGPQISLVGNYNLLDRYDDGVSITDGYSVGLQGNLTLFDGGAARARAAQSKSNIAIAESQFASQRDQIRFDVEQFYSQLQSNLNNVQTSSVALNQAREALNLARLRFQAGVGTQTEVISAENDLTRAEGNRVTAILDYNRALANLQRSVTSRASR; encoded by the coding sequence ATGAATTTTAGCTTATTATTTGTGCATTCTACCTGGGTTGGTGTTGCGTTTGCGATTCTTTTTCCAGCTTTAGCAAGTGCAGTAACTCCCCCAAAACCGCAGAATAACTCAAGCACTGTGCAGGTTCCTGATTACCTCAACCCTAATCCTAATCCTCTGCAATTTCCGACTAAACCCCAGGAAGTAAGGATTCAGGGAACTGTGCCAATCACTTTGGCACAAGCTTTGGAACTAGCACGACGCAATAATCGGGATTTACAGGTAGCAATATTACAGCTAGAACGTAGTCGTTCAGCCCTACGCGAGTCTCAAGCTGCCTTATTTCCTACTTTGGGAATCAACAGTAATTTGACTAATAGTGGTAATGGTTTTACTAATAATTCATCTCAATCCAGCACCTCTTTTAATGGTTCAGCACAACTAAATTACAACCTCTATACCTCCGGTAATCGACAAGGGGCAATCCAAGCAGCTGAAGAACAACTACGTGTGGATGAATTGAATGTTGAAAGCCAGTCTTTGATAATTAGATTGAATGCCACGACTCAATACTACGATTTGCAACAAGCTGATGAACAAGTAAGAATTAACCGAGCTGCTGTAGAGAATGCCCAGGCTAGTTTACGGGATACTCAAGCCAGAGAACAGGCGGGAGTGGGTACGCGGTTCGATGTGCTACAGGCTCAGGTGAATTTAGCAAACGCCCAACAACAACTAACTAATGCTATCTCGCAACAGCAAATTGCCCGTCGCCAGCTTACCACCACGTTAAGTTTGTCGCAGTCAGTTGATATCAGTACCGCAGATCCTGTACAGTTAGCCGGTCTTTGGCCGCAGACCGTAGAACAAAGTATTGTCCAAGCGTTTCAAAATCGTCCAGAATTGCAACAGCAATTAGCACAACGCAACATTAGTGAGCAACAGCGACGACAAGCACTTTCACAGCTAGGGCCGCAAATTAGTTTGGTCGGTAACTACAATCTCCTAGATCGCTACGATGATGGTGTCAGCATTACTGATGGCTATTCAGTAGGTCTCCAAGGAAATCTCACTTTATTTGATGGGGGAGCAGCAAGAGCAAGGGCGGCTCAGTCGAAATCTAATATTGCGATCGCAGAGAGTCAATTTGCCAGCCAGCGTGACCAAATTCGCTTTGATGTAGAACAATTCTATTCTCAATTGCAATCTAATTTAAATAATGTGCAGACTTCTAGTGTGGCTTTAAATCAAGCTAGGGAAGCTCTGAATTTAGCAAGGCTGAGGTTCCAAGCTGGTGTGGGCACTCAAACAGAGGTGATCTCTGCTGAAAATGACCTGACAAGAGCAGAAGGTAATCGAGTCACAGCTATTTTGGATTACAATCGTGCTTTAGCTAATTTGCAACGATCGGTTACTTCCAGAGCTTCCCGCTAG
- a CDS encoding ABC transporter ATP-binding protein: MPTMIWMESITKTYYLGEVSVPILKGIELSIEEGEYVSIMGASGSGKSTLMNILGCLDRPTTGDYIFEGRNLTTFDDDELAYIRNQRIGFVFQQFNLLARATALENVMLPMVYANLPKPKRRKRALEALEKVGLQGRIANRPSQLSGGQQQRVAIARALVNRPALVLADEPTGALDTETSHEVMNLLTELNDQGITIVIVTHEPDIAAQTKRIIRVQDGLIVG, from the coding sequence ATGCCAACGATGATTTGGATGGAATCTATTACTAAAACTTACTACTTAGGAGAAGTTAGTGTTCCGATTCTTAAGGGAATTGAACTCTCTATTGAGGAAGGGGAATATGTCTCGATTATGGGTGCGTCAGGTTCGGGTAAATCCACTCTGATGAATATTTTGGGATGTCTGGATCGCCCGACAACTGGAGATTATATTTTTGAAGGGAGAAACCTGACAACTTTTGATGATGATGAATTAGCGTATATTCGTAACCAAAGGATAGGTTTTGTTTTTCAACAATTTAACCTATTGGCGAGGGCAACAGCACTGGAAAACGTTATGTTACCAATGGTTTACGCTAACTTACCCAAGCCAAAACGCCGTAAAAGGGCATTAGAAGCCCTGGAAAAAGTAGGATTACAGGGACGCATAGCTAACCGTCCTAGTCAACTATCTGGGGGACAACAACAACGGGTAGCGATCGCTCGTGCTTTAGTCAACCGACCTGCATTAGTTTTGGCAGATGAGCCAACAGGAGCTTTAGATACTGAAACTTCTCATGAGGTGATGAATTTGCTGACAGAACTTAATGACCAAGGAATCACAATTGTAATTGTCACTCATGAACCAGATATCGCTGCTCAAACCAAAAGGATTATTCGAGTTCAGGATGGCTTGATTGTTGGCTAA
- a CDS encoding ABC transporter permease — protein sequence MFKGFYKAKKTRTVPLLEILTMAAETLWSNKLRTGLTMLGVIIGISSVIAITSVGQGVQKGVEQQIQALGTDVIQILAGAARSGNVRQGVGSSSTLTWEDAKAIATQAPSAQMVSAYLQRTAQVVYAGQNTSTTIYGTDLNYPEVRNTHPQQGRYFTQEELDTVAQVAILGPTVQSTLFGQGVNPIGEKIRIQGEAYQVIGVMEPKGSQGPMDRDDQVFIPLTSMSKRLVGNNALVGVSVNGILVKGANQEELEAAQFQVTNLLRLRHNIYPPQADDFRLTNQADIVSTFTSVVGLFTVMVVAIAGISLVVGGIGIANIMLVSVVERTREIGIRKAVGATNSAILNQFLAEAIVISIVGGGIGMATGILLAFIASSIFKFPFIISFLSIIAGFVLSLSVGLVAGVIPARNASKLDPINALRSD from the coding sequence ATATTTAAGGGCTTTTACAAAGCTAAGAAGACCCGCACAGTACCGTTGCTGGAAATCTTGACAATGGCGGCAGAGACTCTGTGGAGTAACAAATTACGCACAGGTCTAACGATGTTGGGCGTGATTATTGGGATTTCCTCAGTCATTGCCATTACTTCTGTTGGTCAGGGAGTGCAAAAGGGCGTTGAGCAACAGATCCAAGCATTGGGTACAGATGTGATCCAAATCTTAGCGGGTGCTGCAAGAAGCGGGAATGTCCGTCAAGGAGTCGGTTCTAGCAGCACCTTGACCTGGGAAGATGCTAAGGCGATCGCTACACAAGCGCCATCAGCACAGATGGTTTCTGCTTATCTCCAACGGACTGCCCAAGTTGTGTATGCAGGACAGAACACCTCAACAACCATTTATGGCACAGATTTGAACTACCCAGAAGTCAGAAATACTCACCCACAGCAAGGGAGATATTTTACTCAAGAAGAACTAGATACTGTCGCACAGGTAGCGATTCTTGGCCCTACAGTTCAAAGCACGCTCTTTGGACAGGGTGTAAATCCTATCGGCGAGAAAATTCGCATTCAAGGAGAGGCTTATCAAGTGATTGGGGTGATGGAACCTAAAGGCTCTCAGGGGCCGATGGATCGAGATGACCAGGTTTTCATTCCTCTAACTAGTATGTCCAAGAGACTAGTTGGGAACAATGCTTTGGTAGGCGTTTCTGTAAATGGAATTTTAGTCAAAGGCGCTAATCAAGAGGAATTAGAAGCTGCTCAGTTTCAAGTCACAAATCTTTTACGGCTGCGTCACAACATTTATCCGCCGCAAGCGGATGATTTTCGGCTGACTAATCAAGCTGATATTGTTAGTACTTTTACTAGTGTTGTAGGCTTATTTACAGTAATGGTGGTAGCGATCGCTGGCATTTCGTTAGTGGTTGGTGGAATTGGTATTGCCAACATTATGCTAGTTTCCGTAGTTGAGCGGACGCGAGAAATTGGGATTCGCAAAGCTGTAGGAGCCACCAATTCGGCAATCCTTAATCAATTTTTAGCTGAAGCGATCGTAATTTCCATTGTTGGCGGAGGCATTGGGATGGCCACTGGCATTTTATTAGCCTTTATAGCTTCAAGTATTTTCAAATTTCCCTTTATCATTTCTTTCTTGTCGATTATTGCTGGATTTGTACTCTCATTGAGTGTTGGCTTAGTCGCTGGGGTAATTCCAGCACGAAACGCATCTAAATTAGATCCAATTAATGCTTTAAGAAGCGACTAG
- a CDS encoding efflux RND transporter periplasmic adaptor subunit: MKIDTPNTVDSSVLVPEVKKKKGKRNWLSWLIAFCLLGGIGYAVYYQVAVVSQQQASRRVLTRPVQRQSLTITVSANGTVKPERSINLSPKNSGILKTLLAKEGDLVKQGQIVAYMDDSNLRGQLTSAQGQLAQAEANLQKAIAGNRPQDIAQAQGVLDEAQANLQKVQAGNRSQDIAQAQARLQSAQATLRQAEDDFVRNQQLYNAGGISLQTLNQNRATRDSAQASVNEAQQALGLQKAGSRPEDIEQAQAVVKQRQQALALLKAGTRQEDISAARAQVTSARGSLQNIQAEINDTIIRAPFDGVVTKKFADPGAFVTPTTASSEVASSSSSSILSLASTNEVVANLAETNISKISLGQKVSITADAYPGKTFEGKVSQIAAQAIVEQNVTSFEVRVSLSDPQRLLRSGMNAEVDFQVGQVENVLVVPTASVVRQQNTTGVYVAGANNKPVFTRIETGVTANNFTEVKSGLTGDERVLLSFPPGSRPQSTPRGGVFPGIGGGGGGGGGRGAGGGGGRSGGGSP; this comes from the coding sequence ATGAAAATTGATACACCAAATACCGTAGATTCATCAGTTTTAGTTCCAGAGGTAAAGAAAAAAAAGGGCAAACGAAATTGGCTCTCTTGGCTAATTGCTTTTTGCCTTTTGGGTGGAATTGGCTATGCAGTTTATTACCAAGTAGCCGTTGTTTCCCAGCAACAAGCCAGCCGTCGGGTGCTGACAAGACCTGTACAAAGGCAGAGTTTAACAATCACAGTTTCAGCGAACGGAACAGTGAAACCTGAGCGGTCAATTAACCTCAGCCCGAAAAATTCCGGTATCTTGAAAACACTGCTAGCGAAAGAAGGGGATCTCGTTAAACAAGGACAGATTGTCGCTTACATGGATGATTCCAACCTGCGTGGGCAACTTACTTCTGCTCAAGGACAATTGGCACAAGCCGAGGCGAATTTGCAAAAAGCGATCGCAGGTAATCGTCCTCAAGATATTGCTCAAGCACAAGGAGTATTAGACGAAGCCCAGGCGAATCTGCAAAAGGTACAAGCAGGCAATCGCTCTCAAGATATTGCCCAAGCACAGGCACGCTTGCAAAGCGCTCAAGCCACCCTTCGCCAAGCAGAAGATGATTTTGTTCGTAATCAACAGCTTTACAATGCAGGCGGTATATCCCTTCAGACTCTTAACCAAAACCGTGCCACTCGTGACAGCGCCCAAGCTAGTGTAAATGAAGCACAGCAAGCACTAGGGTTGCAAAAAGCCGGATCACGTCCAGAAGACATCGAGCAAGCACAAGCTGTAGTGAAGCAGAGACAGCAAGCTTTGGCTCTTTTAAAAGCCGGAACGCGCCAAGAAGATATTAGCGCAGCCCGTGCCCAGGTAACATCTGCTCGTGGTTCGCTGCAAAACATCCAAGCCGAAATCAATGACACGATCATTCGCGCCCCTTTTGATGGGGTAGTGACAAAGAAATTTGCCGATCCCGGTGCTTTCGTGACACCCACAACTGCTAGTAGTGAAGTAGCTTCTTCTTCTTCTTCTTCAATCTTGTCTCTAGCTTCAACAAATGAAGTTGTCGCAAATTTAGCAGAAACAAATATTTCCAAAATCAGCCTTGGTCAAAAAGTCTCGATTACAGCAGATGCCTACCCAGGGAAAACCTTTGAAGGTAAAGTCAGCCAAATCGCTGCCCAAGCAATAGTAGAACAAAATGTTACCAGTTTTGAAGTGAGAGTATCACTTTCTGACCCTCAAAGATTACTGCGGTCTGGGATGAATGCGGAAGTAGATTTTCAAGTCGGTCAAGTTGAAAATGTTTTAGTAGTGCCAACCGCTTCAGTGGTGCGCCAACAAAATACCACAGGTGTGTATGTGGCTGGAGCAAATAACAAACCTGTCTTTACTCGTATTGAGACTGGCGTTACCGCAAATAACTTTACCGAAGTTAAGTCTGGATTGACAGGAGATGAAAGAGTATTACTCAGTTTCCCACCAGGCTCGCGTCCGCAATCAACACCACGAGGAGGAGTTTTCCCTGGTATAGGGGGAGGCGGCGGTGGCGGTGGCGGAAGAGGAGCCGGTGGCGGCGGTGGTCGTTCAGGCGGTGGTTCCCCTTAG
- a CDS encoding TetR/AcrR family transcriptional regulator: MARVPKITNQQILEAARQVFLQQGFGASTLEIAQQAGISEASIFKRFSTKEELFFTAMGIPEKPVWVSELESLSGKGNLKENLINICLQITEFYREVLPQIVMLRSRGNAFPELGGKEPRPIQDFKALTAFLEYEINQNRLRPCDPQTVAHILLGSLMNYVFLEQISSQKSIKEDDFTIKPYLKSEDRGTEVSAFIQNFVDIIWQGIAPIQD; encoded by the coding sequence ATGGCTCGTGTACCCAAAATCACCAATCAGCAGATATTAGAAGCGGCTCGTCAAGTTTTCCTGCAACAAGGATTTGGTGCTTCAACCTTAGAAATTGCTCAACAGGCAGGTATTTCTGAAGCTTCAATTTTCAAGCGATTCTCAACCAAAGAAGAATTATTTTTTACGGCGATGGGAATTCCAGAAAAACCCGTGTGGGTGAGCGAGTTGGAATCTCTTAGTGGCAAAGGCAATCTCAAAGAAAACTTAATCAATATTTGCCTCCAGATTACGGAATTTTATCGTGAGGTGCTGCCTCAGATCGTGATGCTGCGATCGCGAGGCAATGCGTTTCCAGAACTTGGAGGTAAAGAACCAAGACCCATACAAGATTTCAAAGCACTGACCGCTTTTCTAGAGTATGAAATCAACCAAAATCGCCTTCGCCCTTGCGATCCCCAGACAGTGGCTCATATTTTACTCGGATCGTTGATGAACTATGTTTTCTTAGAGCAGATTTCGTCTCAAAAAAGTATAAAAGAAGACGATTTTACAATAAAACCTTACTTAAAATCTGAAGATCGTGGTACAGAAGTATCAGCATTTATCCAAAATTTTGTGGATATTATCTGGCAAGGAATTGCACCAATACAGGATTAA
- a CDS encoding tetratricopeptide repeat protein, protein MPKHVRLISFLMVCSLWSMPKAANAQALIPHTLQLDGTKLEKQGLSLAQEAAQLAQFQQVELALPRARLASQLAPKNDKVWLLLGGLQLQTKEFDGAIASFKKAQSINPKNGDILFALGSANFQQKNYQAAVVNYQEGLKLKPNDPEGLFDLGNAYYLLGKLPDAIAQYDKAVSQDKKFWPALNNIGLINYEQGNTSEAIKRWQSAITLDKQAAEPLLALAVALYTKGDSQQGLTMGEAALRIDQRYANLNFLKENLWGDRLLSDTKKFLELPRIQAALQQPENSSSAPGKQPTQ, encoded by the coding sequence GTGCCTAAACATGTTCGTTTGATTTCTTTTCTAATGGTCTGTAGTTTGTGGAGTATGCCAAAAGCCGCTAACGCGCAGGCATTAATACCCCATACACTGCAACTAGATGGGACAAAGTTAGAGAAGCAGGGGTTGAGCCTGGCACAAGAGGCGGCTCAACTAGCTCAGTTTCAACAGGTTGAATTAGCTTTGCCACGAGCGCGGCTGGCTAGTCAACTGGCTCCGAAGAATGATAAAGTATGGTTGCTTTTAGGTGGATTGCAACTACAAACCAAAGAGTTTGACGGGGCGATCGCTAGCTTCAAAAAAGCGCAATCTATCAACCCTAAAAATGGTGATATTTTGTTTGCTTTGGGTTCAGCTAATTTTCAGCAGAAAAATTACCAAGCGGCGGTTGTCAATTACCAAGAAGGTTTGAAGTTAAAACCCAACGATCCAGAAGGGTTATTTGATTTGGGTAATGCTTACTATCTACTGGGTAAATTGCCAGATGCGATCGCACAGTACGATAAAGCAGTCTCTCAAGATAAAAAATTCTGGCCAGCGCTCAACAATATTGGTTTAATCAACTACGAACAGGGTAATACCTCTGAAGCGATTAAGCGATGGCAATCTGCCATAACCCTTGATAAGCAAGCCGCAGAACCTTTATTAGCTTTGGCAGTGGCACTTTATACGAAAGGCGATAGCCAACAAGGTTTAACAATGGGAGAAGCTGCACTCCGCATCGATCAGCGCTATGCTAATTTGAATTTTCTTAAAGAAAATCTCTGGGGCGATCGCCTATTGTCTGATACGAAAAAATTCCTAGAATTACCCCGTATTCAAGCAGCCCTACAGCAACCAGAAAACTCATCATCAGCTCCTGGAAAACAGCCTACTCAATAG
- a CDS encoding response regulator → MKTVLIVEDDLINARVFSKILSKRGGLGVKHTENVEEVIKIAQSGEADLILMDVSLSRSVYQGKSVDGIKITQMLKSDPKTANLPVILVTAHAMEGDRENFLKQSGADGYISKPVVDHQQFVDQILALLPTDGQ, encoded by the coding sequence ATGAAAACTGTTTTAATTGTCGAAGACGATCTAATTAATGCTCGAGTTTTTTCCAAGATTTTGTCCAAGCGCGGCGGCTTGGGAGTGAAACATACTGAAAATGTGGAAGAAGTAATAAAAATTGCCCAATCAGGAGAAGCCGACCTGATTTTAATGGATGTTTCTCTATCCAGAAGTGTTTACCAAGGGAAATCTGTTGATGGAATCAAGATTACACAGATGTTAAAATCCGATCCAAAAACAGCGAACTTACCTGTTATTTTGGTGACGGCACATGCTATGGAAGGTGATCGCGAGAATTTTCTCAAGCAAAGCGGCGCTGATGGCTACATTTCTAAGCCAGTTGTTGACCATCAACAGTTTGTTGACCAAATCCTCGCACTTCTACCCACAGACGGCCAATGA
- the gyrA gene encoding DNA gyrase subunit A, with protein MAKQLNLLSTGQVIPTALHTEMQRSYLEYAMSVIVGRALPDVRDGLKPVHRRILYAMHELGLVPDRPYRKCARVVGDVLGKYHPHGDQSVYDALVRLVQDFSSRYPLLAGHGNFGSVDNDPPAAMRYTETRLAPISHEGMLTEIGEETVEFVGNFDNSQQEPTVLPAQLPFLLLNGCSGIAVGMATNVPPHNLGEIVDGLIALIDNPDLPDEKLFELIPGPDFPTGGEIIGETGIREAYTTGKGGILLRGVATLEEIPASRGSKRRTAIIITELPYQVNKAAWIEKVADLVNQGRLQGISDLRDESDREGMRVVIELKRDTNPQEVLQHLYHQTALQMTFGAILLAIVDGQPRQLSLRQLLQEFLSFREETLNRRYNYELGKAQSRVHLVEGLLKALSNLDEVIQILRQAPDGSTAKINLCSRLDLSEVQGDAILAMPLRRLTSLEQQNLQQEFEQISGQISLLEQLLNDRRELLKALKKDLRSLKRKYSDPRRTKIGEEQKSRAEEQKSRTEGQRSKGAEEEELKSSEPAEEAILEFTQRGYVRRTQPSGRKSKAENGLHDNDFIIQTVLTDTQKDLLILTGGGKVYPVNVGEIPPTTGRSPRGKPLITMLSNTAQGAQEAVVSRFLLPDNLETQQMILLTKQGRIKRLSLGEFTNLTRRGITILKLKDDDELSFTQFTAPGAHLILASSGGRVLRFPANDEQLPVMGRAAMGLQAFRLLRNQQMVGCVTVGKDDYLLLVTQEGYAKRMAASQLRAANRGDLGTQALKFASKTDNLAGMVIAIASAEVALVTNKERVVRIPVETVPILGRDVKGESIIQLNRDEKIITVAEVRS; from the coding sequence ATGGCAAAACAGTTAAACCTTCTCTCAACGGGACAGGTAATTCCAACAGCCCTGCACACCGAGATGCAACGGTCTTATCTCGAATATGCCATGAGCGTGATTGTCGGGCGAGCGCTACCAGACGTGCGTGATGGCTTAAAACCAGTGCATCGGCGCATTTTGTATGCAATGCACGAACTCGGTTTAGTACCAGATAGACCCTATCGAAAATGTGCCCGTGTAGTGGGTGATGTGTTGGGTAAATACCATCCCCACGGCGACCAATCAGTTTACGATGCCTTAGTCAGGCTGGTGCAGGATTTTTCTAGCCGCTATCCTTTGCTAGCAGGACACGGTAACTTTGGTAGCGTCGATAATGACCCGCCAGCAGCGATGCGTTACACAGAAACACGCCTCGCACCCATCAGTCATGAGGGAATGCTGACAGAAATCGGCGAAGAGACGGTAGAATTTGTCGGGAACTTTGATAATTCCCAGCAAGAACCAACAGTGCTACCTGCTCAATTGCCGTTTCTGTTGCTCAATGGCTGTTCTGGCATCGCCGTGGGAATGGCGACAAATGTACCACCCCACAACTTGGGGGAAATTGTGGATGGGTTAATTGCCTTAATCGACAACCCAGATTTGCCAGATGAAAAATTATTTGAGCTAATTCCAGGGCCAGACTTTCCCACCGGTGGAGAAATAATTGGTGAGACTGGAATTCGGGAAGCATACACCACAGGTAAAGGTGGAATTCTGCTGCGGGGAGTTGCGACTCTAGAAGAAATTCCAGCCAGTAGGGGAAGCAAGCGACGGACGGCAATTATCATTACAGAATTGCCATATCAAGTGAATAAAGCTGCCTGGATTGAGAAGGTAGCAGACTTAGTAAATCAAGGTCGTTTGCAAGGAATTTCTGATCTGCGAGATGAGAGCGATCGCGAAGGGATGCGAGTAGTAATTGAACTCAAACGCGATACCAATCCCCAAGAAGTTCTCCAGCATTTATATCACCAAACTGCTTTACAAATGACTTTTGGGGCAATTCTCCTCGCAATCGTGGATGGACAACCCCGTCAGTTAAGTTTGCGCCAACTGTTGCAAGAATTTTTGAGTTTCCGAGAAGAGACGCTAAACCGTCGCTACAATTACGAGTTAGGGAAGGCCCAAAGTCGTGTGCATTTGGTAGAAGGTCTGCTGAAAGCGCTGTCTAATTTGGATGAGGTAATTCAAATTTTGCGCCAAGCTCCCGATGGTAGTACGGCAAAAATAAATCTTTGTAGCCGACTGGATTTGAGTGAGGTACAAGGAGATGCAATTTTGGCTATGCCGTTGCGTCGCCTCACCAGTTTAGAACAGCAAAATTTGCAGCAGGAATTTGAGCAGATCAGCGGACAAATTAGTTTGCTGGAGCAATTACTCAACGATCGCCGCGAATTACTCAAGGCGCTGAAAAAAGATTTGCGATCGCTCAAGCGCAAGTACAGCGATCCCCGGCGGACAAAAATTGGAGAGGAGCAAAAGTCTAGGGCAGAGGAGCAGAAGTCTAGGACAGAGGGGCAGAGGAGCAAAGGGGCAGAGGAGGAGGAACTTAAATCTTCTGAACCAGCAGAAGAAGCAATTTTAGAATTTACCCAACGGGGTTATGTTCGTCGCACCCAACCATCTGGGAGAAAGTCAAAAGCTGAAAATGGTCTGCACGATAATGACTTTATTATCCAAACTGTGTTGACTGACACCCAAAAAGACTTGCTAATACTAACCGGTGGCGGCAAAGTCTATCCTGTGAATGTAGGAGAAATTCCTCCAACTACTGGGCGTTCTCCACGGGGAAAACCTTTGATTACTATGCTCAGTAATACTGCTCAAGGCGCTCAAGAAGCTGTAGTCAGCCGCTTTTTACTACCGGATAATCTCGAAACTCAACAGATGATTCTCTTAACAAAACAGGGACGAATTAAGCGTTTGTCTCTGGGAGAATTCACAAACTTGACGCGGCGCGGAATCACGATTTTAAAGCTCAAAGACGATGATGAATTGTCATTTACCCAGTTCACTGCTCCAGGGGCGCATCTGATTCTAGCTAGTTCCGGTGGGCGAGTGTTGCGCTTTCCAGCCAATGATGAACAGTTACCAGTCATGGGTCGCGCAGCAATGGGTTTACAAGCATTTCGACTATTGAGAAATCAGCAGATGGTTGGTTGTGTCACTGTCGGCAAAGATGATTATCTTTTGCTAGTTACTCAAGAAGGATATGCCAAGCGGATGGCTGCGAGTCAGTTAAGAGCGGCTAATCGCGGTGATTTAGGCACGCAAGCCCTGAAATTTGCCAGTAAAACTGACAATTTAGCTGGTATGGTTATAGCGATTGCATCTGCTGAGGTCGCTTTAGTGACTAATAAAGAACGGGTAGTGCGAATACCTGTGGAAACAGTGCCGATTTTGGGTAGGGATGTCAAAGGTGAAAGTATTATCCAACTCAACCGCGATGAAAAAATAATCACTGTGGCTGAAGTGCGATCGTAA
- a CDS encoding GNAT family N-acetyltransferase: MPYNGNISGLEAYIMNVYTIPMWRGQGIATALLKEIICFVRETEAKCLWLHSTEVRAAWFCFDFKRNGYGLVMT; the protein is encoded by the coding sequence TTGCCTTATAACGGCAATATCTCAGGTTTAGAGGCCTACATTATGAACGTTTATACAATTCCGATGTGGCGAGGACAGGGAATTGCAACAGCTTTATTAAAGGAAATTATCTGCTTTGTGAGAGAAACTGAGGCAAAATGCCTCTGGCTTCATTCCACTGAGGTACGGGCAGCTTGGTTTTGTTTCGACTTCAAAAGAAATGGATATGGTCTAGTAATGACTTAA
- a CDS encoding chlorophyll a/b-binding protein, whose amino-acid sequence MTNASTTKVTTPVIEDRNAWRWGFTPQAEIWNGRLAMIGFSAAILVEVFSGQGFLHFWGIL is encoded by the coding sequence ATGACAAATGCAAGCACAACAAAAGTAACAACTCCTGTAATTGAAGATCGCAACGCTTGGCGCTGGGGCTTTACCCCACAAGCAGAAATTTGGAACGGTCGCTTGGCAATGATTGGCTTTTCAGCAGCTATTTTGGTTGAAGTTTTTTCTGGTCAAGGCTTCCTACATTTTTGGGGCATCCTATAA